The stretch of DNA CTGGCTTATTTTTTCGCCCATAGTCAATCCCAAGCATATCCATTCTGCTTCTTAAGGTGCTTTTATGAATGCCAAGAAGATCGGCAGCACCTTTGGGGCCGTTAATTTTTCCTTTGGTTAATTCCAATACCATCTGGATATGATAGGCTTTGACATATGATAGGCTTTGACTTCATCCAGCTTGAGCACCCTACCCTTTCTGTTTAAAAAAACAGGCGTATCTACATTTTATGAATGAATTAAAAGAATTTTGTTTTATTTTCTTCATTGTTTCTCACATTCTTTCGTGAAATCGATCATGGATTGGCAAAAAGTGCTGTTTGCATCAATCAATCCTTCGATTGAAGTAAAATGGTTCTTGTTGGGCTGAACAAATAGCTCACCGCATAAATTCTGTGCCCGCCAGGCCGTCAGATAGTCTGCTGCTTGCCGGTGAAATTCAGCAGATTCCTTTTCTCCAACAGATATTAACAAAGGAGGCCCTTTAGCAGGAATATTAAACAAAGGGCTTTGCTGTTGAATGACTTCACAAGAAAGCTGTAGTTTAGGTTGCAACCAGGAGTATCGAAAAGGTAATAAATCGAAAAGCCCGCTTATCGGTATTCCCCCCTTGATAATATTTTCAGGGAGTCCATACTCTCCTGACCAATCAGTTGCTGATAGCATACCGACTTGATGGCCACCGGCAGAATGACCGCATACGAAGATGCGCTCAGGATTGCCGCTGAATTTACGGGCTTTACGATACAACCACGCTATGAAGGCCCGGTTTTGCCGGGTAATTTCGGTAATAGTAACTTTGGGACATAGGGAGTAGTTAGGTAATACTACAGTGAAACCGTGAGCATTAGGCCCTGTTGCGACAACACTGAATTCCTTGCTGCTCAAACTGTGCCAATATCCTCCATGGATATAAACAATAATTGGCGCATCAGGCTGTTTGGCCGGAAAAATATCTACTGTTTCATCAACTGTGGGTCCGAAACGTACATCCAATATACAGTCCAGCTCTTTGCGGGCTTTTTCACTGCCACCGATAAACATCTCTACGTAAGGCTGTATATCCGGCTCCGATACTGCCACGTTATACTGGTAGTCAATCTCTTCCTGTGAGGTAAAGTTGCGGTATAGCTTCATAGGTTTTCCTCATTGCTATCACAGTGCTGGTAACAATTTTTTATATATTTATCTTTTTTGTAATCATCGGGTAATTCCGGCTAAACTATTGTGCTATATCAACTGAAGGAATAAACTATTGCCTTATCATCCTTTTCTG from Pseudomonadota bacterium encodes:
- a CDS encoding alpha/beta hydrolase; amino-acid sequence: MKLYRNFTSQEEIDYQYNVAVSEPDIQPYVEMFIGGSEKARKELDCILDVRFGPTVDETVDIFPAKQPDAPIIVYIHGGYWHSLSSKEFSVVATGPNAHGFTVVLPNYSLCPKVTITEITRQNRAFIAWLYRKARKFSGNPERIFVCGHSAGGHQVGMLSATDWSGEYGLPENIIKGGIPISGLFDLLPFRYSWLQPKLQLSCEVIQQQSPLFNIPAKGPPLLISVGEKESAEFHRQAADYLTAWRAQNLCGELFVQPNKNHFTSIEGLIDANSTFCQSMIDFTKECEKQ